One Mercurialis annua linkage group LG3, ddMerAnnu1.2, whole genome shotgun sequence DNA window includes the following coding sequences:
- the LOC130014585 gene encoding glutamine--tRNA ligase-like isoform X2, translating to MQQDDWKPTLHSTKYPANALVHRPTLLGYIVSSKIKTPAQLEAAFTFLSNTASESFNADVFEEACGVGVEVSEEDIKRTVNEVFEQNKASILELRYRTNVGDLFGHIRKRLPWADPKTVKKLVDAKLLELLGEKTAADNEKPAKQKKEKPAKVQDKKVADLPRQTSEDLNLFLMLPNPDENFKVLTEVFFSNGSVLICSNRRELLDEHLAATGGKVYTRFPPEPNGYLHVGHAKAMLANYGLAIERGGYCILRFDDTNPEAEKKEYIDHILEIVEWMGWKSFKITYTSDYFQDLYDLAIKLICKGHAYVDHQTADEIKDYREKKMNSPWRDRPIAESLKLFDEMRGGLIEEGKATLRMKQDMQSDNFNMYDLIAYRIKFTPHPRTGDKWCIYPSYDYAHCLVDSLENITHSLCTLEFETRRASYYWLLHALGMYKPFVWEYSRLNVANTVMSKRKLNFLVTKNYVDGWDDPRLMTLAGLRRRGVTATAINAFVREIGITRSDGSLIRLDRLEHQIREELNKTAPRIMVVLHPLKVVITNLESGSTIDVEAKKWPDAQSDDASAFYKVPFSNVVYIEHSDFRMKDSKDYYGLAPGKSVLLRYAFPIKCTEVVLAEDNETVLEIRAEYDPFKKTKPKGVLHWVPEPSSQVDPLRVEVRLFEKLFNSENPAELEDWLADLNPQSKEVVSNAFAVPSLGNATVGESFQFERLGYFTVDKDSAPDKLVFNRTVTLRDTYGKAGK from the exons ATGCAACAGGACGATTGGAAACCTACTTTACACT CTACAAAGTATCCAGCGAATGCACTTGTTCATCGGCCTACGTTGCTTGGATATATAGTCTCCTCCAAG ATTAAAACTCCGGCTCAACTAGAAGCTGCATTTACCTTTTTATCTAATACTGCTTCAGAGAGTTTTAATGCGGATGTATTTGAAGAAGCATGTGGTGTGG GTGTTGAGGTCTCAGAAGAAGACATTAAAAGGACCGTAAATGAAGTGTTTGAACAGAATAAGGCATCCATTCTGGAGCTGCGCTATCGAACTAATG TGGGTGATCTATTTGGGCATATTCGCAAGAGGCTTCCTTGGGCTGATCCTAAAACTGTCAAG AAACTCGTAGATGCAAAATTACTCGAATTACTTGGGGAAAAGACTGCAGCTGATAATGAGAAGCCCGCAAAGCAGAAAAAGGAGAAGCCTGCTAAAGTCCAG GACAAGAAAGTTGCTGATTTGCCTAGACAGACATCTGAAGATCTTAATTTATTCCTGATGTTGCCGAATCCTGATGAAAATTTCAAG GTGCTTACTGAAGTATTCTTCAGCAACGGCTCTGTTTTGATATGTAGCAACAGAAGGGAATTGCTTGATGAACACCTGGCAGCAACAGGTGGGAAAGTTTACACTCGTTTCCCTCCCGAGCCAAATGGATATCTTCATGTTGGTCATGCTAAG GCCATGTTAGCTAACTATGGTCTGGCAATAGAGCGAGGTGGATACTGCATTCTTAG ATTTGATGATACAAACCCAGAAGCTGAAAAGAAGGAATATATTGATCACATCCTAGAAATTGTTGAGTGGATGGGTTGGAAATCCTTCAAG ATCACATATACTAGTGATTATTTCCAAGATCTTTATGATTTAGCGATTAAGCTGATATGTAAGGGTCATGCTTATGTTGATCACCAG ACAGCTGATGAAATTAAGGATTACAGAGAAAAGAAGATGAACAGTCCATGGAGGGATCGGCCAATTGCAGAGTCTCTGAAACTTTTTGATGAAATGAGAGGAGGCCTGATAGAAGAAGGCAAGGCAACACTCAGAATGAAGCAAGACATGCAGAGTGAtaattttaatatgtatgaCCTCATTGCTTATAGAATCAAG TTTACTCCTCATCCACGTACAGGAGATAAGTGGTGTATTTACCCAAGTTATGATTATGCTCACTGTCTCGTGGATTCTCTAGAGAATATTACTCATTCG CTTTGTACGCTGGAGTTTGAGACACGACGTGCTTCATATTACTGGTTGTTACATGCATTGGGCATGTATAAGCCTTTCGTGTGGGAATACTCGCGGCTGAATGTTGCAAACACTGTGATGTCAAAGCGTAAA TTAAATTTCTTGGTGACTAAGAATTATGTTGATGGTTGGGATGACCCTCGTCTTATGACGCTTGCTGGTTTAAGGCGTAGGGGTGTTACGGCAACTGCAATTAATGCTTTTGTTCGTGAAATTGGAATCACCAGAAG TGATGGTAGTTTGATACGCTTGGATCGGCTGGAGCATCAGATACGAGAAGAACTTAACAAAACTGCACCCCGTATTATGGTTGTCCTGCATCCTCTAAAG GTGGTCATTACCAATCTAGAATCTGGTTCGACTATAGACGTTGAGGCTAAGAAATGGCCTGATGCACAATCTGATGATGCTTCTGCTTTTTACAAG GTTCCATTTTCTAATGTTGTATACATTGAACATTCTGATTTTCGGATGAAAGATTCGAAGGATTATTATGGGCTTGCACCGGGTAAATCTGTCTTACTCAG GTATGCTTTTCCTATCAAATGCACAGAAGTAGTCCTGGCTGAAGATAATGAGACTGTTCTGGAGATCCGGGCTGAATACGATCCTTTCAAAAAGACGAAGCCAAAG GGTGTTCTTCATTGGGTTCCTGAACCTTCCTCTCAGGTTGATCCATTGAGAGTGGAAGTCAGATTATTTGAAAAACTATTTAATTCAGAG AATCCTGCTGAGCTTGAAGATTGGCTTGCTGATCTAAATCCACAGTCCAAGGAAGTCGTGTCCAATGCCTTTGCTGTACCGTCACTTGGAAATGCCACTGTTGGCGAAAGTTTCCAGTTTGAACGCCTCG GCTATTTTACTGTTGATAAGGACTCCGCACCTGATAAACTCGTCTTCAACCGCACCGTGACCCTGCGAGATACCTATGGTAAGGCTGGGAAATAG
- the LOC130014585 gene encoding glutamine--tRNA ligase-like isoform X1, translating into MAGKEEENSASTPLDLFLKIGLEEKTAKNTIANTKVTNNLLAVIHEAGVTEGCNRTIGNLLYTAATKYPANALVHRPTLLGYIVSSKIKTPAQLEAAFTFLSNTASESFNADVFEEACGVGVEVSEEDIKRTVNEVFEQNKASILELRYRTNVGDLFGHIRKRLPWADPKTVKKLVDAKLLELLGEKTAADNEKPAKQKKEKPAKVQDKKVADLPRQTSEDLNLFLMLPNPDENFKVLTEVFFSNGSVLICSNRRELLDEHLAATGGKVYTRFPPEPNGYLHVGHAKAMLANYGLAIERGGYCILRFDDTNPEAEKKEYIDHILEIVEWMGWKSFKITYTSDYFQDLYDLAIKLICKGHAYVDHQTADEIKDYREKKMNSPWRDRPIAESLKLFDEMRGGLIEEGKATLRMKQDMQSDNFNMYDLIAYRIKFTPHPRTGDKWCIYPSYDYAHCLVDSLENITHSLCTLEFETRRASYYWLLHALGMYKPFVWEYSRLNVANTVMSKRKLNFLVTKNYVDGWDDPRLMTLAGLRRRGVTATAINAFVREIGITRSDGSLIRLDRLEHQIREELNKTAPRIMVVLHPLKVVITNLESGSTIDVEAKKWPDAQSDDASAFYKVPFSNVVYIEHSDFRMKDSKDYYGLAPGKSVLLRYAFPIKCTEVVLAEDNETVLEIRAEYDPFKKTKPKGVLHWVPEPSSQVDPLRVEVRLFEKLFNSENPAELEDWLADLNPQSKEVVSNAFAVPSLGNATVGESFQFERLGYFTVDKDSAPDKLVFNRTVTLRDTYGKAGK; encoded by the exons ATGGCggggaaagaagaagaaaattcagCTTCGACTCCTTTAGACCTGTTCTTGAAAATCGGACTCGAAGAAAAAACAGCTAAGAACACCATCGCCAACACCAAAGTCACTAACAATCTTCTCGCCGTCATTCACGAG gcgGGAGTTACTGAAGGATGCAACAGGACGATTGGAAACCTACTTTACACT GCAGCTACAAAGTATCCAGCGAATGCACTTGTTCATCGGCCTACGTTGCTTGGATATATAGTCTCCTCCAAG ATTAAAACTCCGGCTCAACTAGAAGCTGCATTTACCTTTTTATCTAATACTGCTTCAGAGAGTTTTAATGCGGATGTATTTGAAGAAGCATGTGGTGTGG GTGTTGAGGTCTCAGAAGAAGACATTAAAAGGACCGTAAATGAAGTGTTTGAACAGAATAAGGCATCCATTCTGGAGCTGCGCTATCGAACTAATG TGGGTGATCTATTTGGGCATATTCGCAAGAGGCTTCCTTGGGCTGATCCTAAAACTGTCAAG AAACTCGTAGATGCAAAATTACTCGAATTACTTGGGGAAAAGACTGCAGCTGATAATGAGAAGCCCGCAAAGCAGAAAAAGGAGAAGCCTGCTAAAGTCCAG GACAAGAAAGTTGCTGATTTGCCTAGACAGACATCTGAAGATCTTAATTTATTCCTGATGTTGCCGAATCCTGATGAAAATTTCAAG GTGCTTACTGAAGTATTCTTCAGCAACGGCTCTGTTTTGATATGTAGCAACAGAAGGGAATTGCTTGATGAACACCTGGCAGCAACAGGTGGGAAAGTTTACACTCGTTTCCCTCCCGAGCCAAATGGATATCTTCATGTTGGTCATGCTAAG GCCATGTTAGCTAACTATGGTCTGGCAATAGAGCGAGGTGGATACTGCATTCTTAG ATTTGATGATACAAACCCAGAAGCTGAAAAGAAGGAATATATTGATCACATCCTAGAAATTGTTGAGTGGATGGGTTGGAAATCCTTCAAG ATCACATATACTAGTGATTATTTCCAAGATCTTTATGATTTAGCGATTAAGCTGATATGTAAGGGTCATGCTTATGTTGATCACCAG ACAGCTGATGAAATTAAGGATTACAGAGAAAAGAAGATGAACAGTCCATGGAGGGATCGGCCAATTGCAGAGTCTCTGAAACTTTTTGATGAAATGAGAGGAGGCCTGATAGAAGAAGGCAAGGCAACACTCAGAATGAAGCAAGACATGCAGAGTGAtaattttaatatgtatgaCCTCATTGCTTATAGAATCAAG TTTACTCCTCATCCACGTACAGGAGATAAGTGGTGTATTTACCCAAGTTATGATTATGCTCACTGTCTCGTGGATTCTCTAGAGAATATTACTCATTCG CTTTGTACGCTGGAGTTTGAGACACGACGTGCTTCATATTACTGGTTGTTACATGCATTGGGCATGTATAAGCCTTTCGTGTGGGAATACTCGCGGCTGAATGTTGCAAACACTGTGATGTCAAAGCGTAAA TTAAATTTCTTGGTGACTAAGAATTATGTTGATGGTTGGGATGACCCTCGTCTTATGACGCTTGCTGGTTTAAGGCGTAGGGGTGTTACGGCAACTGCAATTAATGCTTTTGTTCGTGAAATTGGAATCACCAGAAG TGATGGTAGTTTGATACGCTTGGATCGGCTGGAGCATCAGATACGAGAAGAACTTAACAAAACTGCACCCCGTATTATGGTTGTCCTGCATCCTCTAAAG GTGGTCATTACCAATCTAGAATCTGGTTCGACTATAGACGTTGAGGCTAAGAAATGGCCTGATGCACAATCTGATGATGCTTCTGCTTTTTACAAG GTTCCATTTTCTAATGTTGTATACATTGAACATTCTGATTTTCGGATGAAAGATTCGAAGGATTATTATGGGCTTGCACCGGGTAAATCTGTCTTACTCAG GTATGCTTTTCCTATCAAATGCACAGAAGTAGTCCTGGCTGAAGATAATGAGACTGTTCTGGAGATCCGGGCTGAATACGATCCTTTCAAAAAGACGAAGCCAAAG GGTGTTCTTCATTGGGTTCCTGAACCTTCCTCTCAGGTTGATCCATTGAGAGTGGAAGTCAGATTATTTGAAAAACTATTTAATTCAGAG AATCCTGCTGAGCTTGAAGATTGGCTTGCTGATCTAAATCCACAGTCCAAGGAAGTCGTGTCCAATGCCTTTGCTGTACCGTCACTTGGAAATGCCACTGTTGGCGAAAGTTTCCAGTTTGAACGCCTCG GCTATTTTACTGTTGATAAGGACTCCGCACCTGATAAACTCGTCTTCAACCGCACCGTGACCCTGCGAGATACCTATGGTAAGGCTGGGAAATAG